A DNA window from Zingiber officinale cultivar Zhangliang chromosome 3A, Zo_v1.1, whole genome shotgun sequence contains the following coding sequences:
- the LOC122054036 gene encoding zinc finger A20 and AN1 domain-containing stress-associated protein 9-like, giving the protein MAQESWKKDTEQTDCETPEVPILCANKCGFFGTAMNNNLCSKCYKDIAMKHESMVSSPITEVEKPQIVPSSSVQINHTEGLSKVDGPSEPKVVDDQLKGLLKKQPANRCAQCQKKIGLIGFKCRCGGAFCSSHRYSEAHECSFDYKAAGRVVLAKENPVVMAKKLEKI; this is encoded by the coding sequence ATGGCGCAAGAGAGCTGGAAAAAGGATACCGAACAAACTGACTGCGAAACCCCTGAAGTCCCCATTTTATGTGCAAACAAATGTGGGTTTTTTGGAACTGCCATGAACAATAACCTCTGCTCCAAATGCTACAAGGATATTGCCATGAAACATGAGTCGATGGTTTCTTCCCCTATAACAGAAGTGGAGAAACCGCAGATTGTTCCATCTTCTTCTGTGCAGATCAACCACACTGAAGGTTTGAGTAAAGTGGATGGGCCAAGTGAGCCCAAGGTTGTCGATGATCAACTGAAGGGATTGTTGAAGAAGCAACCGGCTAACCGATGCGCCCAATGCCAGAAAAAGATAGGTTTAATTGGTTTCAAATGCCGGTGTGGCGGCGCATTCTGTTCCTCTCATAGGTACTCTGAGGCACATGAATGCTCTTTCGACTACAAGGCTGCTGGCCGAGTGGTGTTAGCCAAAGAGAATCCTGTTGTGATGGCTAAGAAGTTGGAGAAAATTTGA